From the genome of bacterium:
AGAGGTCAGGGGTACGGCCGCGGAGGCCCTTGGTTTAATGGGAGCAGAGAATAAAGTGGGCGCTTTGATAGATACCCTGGAAAAAGACCCCGACAACACGGTTCGTTCTATCGCTGCACAGGCCCTTGGAAGAATCGCATCCGGTAACGCCACCGAACCTCTGGTGCGTATCCTCCTTTTCGATAGTTCCGATATCGTAAGATACCAAAGCGCAGAAGCCCTGGGTCAATTGCGGATGACCTCTTCCATTTACGACGCATTTATTGAAGGCCTGAAAGATCCGGATAAAAGAGTCCGCTACACGTGTCTTGTATACGTATCTGGAAGGCTCAAAAAAGAGGATACCGGTGCGGTGGCTGAGCTCCTGTCAGATGAAAGGAAAGGGATCAGAGAGCTTTCCCACCAGACCCTCAGCCGCCGGGGGATAGTTATGGAAAGGATCGGGGATAGGTATAGGCTGGTTGAGTGAGCGATGGTATGGGAGTAATGGGTAATGGGTAATGGGAAAAAGTCTGAACTATCAACTGAAAAACAGAACTCCTGACCCTCTTCCCCCTTACCCTTTCCCGCAGTTAAAGGTTTTCCTTCAGCATCTTCTCCACAGCCTTAATGGACGGCCACAAGCTTCCAACGATCCCGCCAAAGACCTTAAGAGCGATTGCGGGCTCCTCCTTGGCGAACCGGTCAAAATCCTCCCTGATAATAACCAGAACCTGGGCCTCTTTTATGACTTTGGCTGCCACACAAGTGAGGTGTGGTGGTGCCAGGAGGGACCACTCTCCAAATGTGTCCCCTTCACCGAGGATCAGTTCCTGTCCGTTATCAACTCCGCCTGTCATGACAGCAACCTGCCCCCTCTCAATCAGGTAGAACTTGTCGCTCTTCATATTCTCAGCCACGAGAACAGTGCCCTGAATGTAGTCTTCTTCACTGACAATCCTTGAGAACAGGGCTAACTCCCGGTCGCTGAGAGAGGAAAATATCGCACTTTGTTTAAGCGGTTTGATTTTGGCCATTATTGGCTCCAGTAGTTAGTGATCCGTGATCCGTTATTAGTATTGCGTAACACGCATACCTGTAAACCTGAAAATGCCAAATGACTACACTTGATATTTTAATTTAACTTATAATTCTATATATTTGACTTTAAATAACTATTTTTAAGATTAACATAGTGTTGAGCTGTGAGGAGGATGCGCTGGGTCTCCTCCTCCCTAACCGGTCGTACAACCCTCGCCGGGATTCCCATGGCAAGGTGTCCACCGGGTATCCTGGCACCTTCCGTTACAAGCGCCCCTGCTGCCACAACGGATCCGGAACCGATGGAAGCTCCGTCTAATACTGCAGCACCAATACCGATGAGGCAATCATCGCCTATAGTGCAACCGTGGATAATGGCTCCGTGTCCAACTGAAACTCTATCGCCAATGGTAAGTGGAAACCTGTCTGTGGTGACATGGAGTTTGCCTCCATCCTGAATATTGGTACCGGAACCTATGCGGATCCAGTTAACATCACCACGGACAACAACACCGAACCAGAAGCTCGCATCGTCGCCTGTTTCAACGTCACCGATAATTGTAGCGGAAGGCGCAATAAAAACGTCACTGCCAAAGACAGGTTTTTTTTCAAGGTGGGGGAAAATCATCAAATCAGTCCAGAGTCCAAAGTTCTGAGTTCAGGGTTCTGAGTTCTGAGTAAAGCTCTGCACTCTGATCTCTGAACTCTGAACTGCCTTTAAAGTCCTATCTCATCAGCGATACCCTTAATCGCTTCAAGGCTCAACTCCAGGAACTCCTCCAACTCCATATCGAGCTCTTCACAGGACCTGATCTGATCTCTGTCGGCACCCCTGGCAAATTGCTTTTCCTTGAAACGTTTTTTCAGGCTCTTGAGCTTGACCAGTTCCAGTTTTTTCTCGGGGCGGATCATTGCTGCCGCCGCAATCAGTCCCGTAACCGGATCGGCACAATAGAGAGCCTTGTCTAGTAAGGTAACCCTTTCCCTGTGCCCGGCATGGGCAACAACTGCATCAAGGATCTCTTCCGGGACCCCTTTTTCCCTCAGGATCTCCGAAGTCACATATCCATGCCGGGGAAAATTGTTTACGGTCTCATCGTAATCAAGATCATGAACCAGTCCTGCCAGACCCCAATAGTCGGGATCCTGATCGAAGCGCCGGGCAAGAGCCCGCATAACCGCTTCGGTGGAAAGCATATGATTACGCAGGTTCGGTTCGGTTACCAGTTCAAAAACAAGATCCAGAGCTTCCTGGTGTTCCATGGGGCCTCCCTGAAAGAAGATCTCAGATCTCAAATCTCAGATCTCAAAAGTTGTATCTGCATTCATCTGTATACACCACGTTGGTATTTTTAACACAACAAGGGATTGATCTGCAAAAAGTTCCTCTTAAGCGATCAGAGCTTTAACGCAGGGTGACGCAGAGCGGCCGATTATGGCCGCACCGCAGAATTACGCAGGGTAGACCTGGGACTTGGGGTTAAGCACAGTTGCTATAAAGGCGATGTTTTTCACCACAGAGGAAAATGTGGGCACTGAGAAAACCTGAAAAAGGTTAAATGATTGTCATTCCGGGTCCTCGTTTCACTCTGCCCGGAATGACGTTTATCGGTACAAACACAGGTCTTTCCCCGTGTCTCCGCGTGGCCGCGTCTCCGTGTCCTATCTTCACCCATCACCTCGGTGTCACCCATCACCTCGGTTTCCACAATGAGGCGAGCGTGTTAAAGTTCGTGGATAAGGACTCAGGAACCAGTAATCAGAAAGGCCAGTACCCACTATATGCCGCTATCAAGCAAATACAAATTATGGATCGGCCTCTCCGTCCTTGGAGCCCTCACAATTGGGGTCTTTCTGGGGACTCTTCTTGCTATTACCCAGGACCTGCCCCAGGTGGAGAGCCTCCAGACTTTTGAACCCTCCTCTGTAACAAGGATCCTGGCTGATGATGGAAGACCTGTACGTTCCTTCTTTGTGGAACGTCGCATCCCCATTTCCATCCATGAGATCCCTGACAACCTTATAAAAGCTGTCGTTGCGGTGGAGGATGCGCGGTTCTATAAGCACTTCGGACTTGACCTGAGAGGGATACTTAGAGCCCTGTGGAGAGACGTCACCTCCCTGCGGGTGGTTGAAGGGGGCAGTACTTTAACCCAGCAGCTCTCCAAGGTCCTGTTCCTGACCCCTGAAAAAACTCTCATAAGAAAAATAAAGGAAGCCTTTCTGGCCATAAACATCGAGCGCAGATACTCAAA
Proteins encoded in this window:
- a CDS encoding cyclic nucleotide-binding domain-containing protein; amino-acid sequence: MAKIKPLKQSAIFSSLSDRELALFSRIVSEEDYIQGTVLVAENMKSDKFYLIERGQVAVMTGGVDNGQELILGEGDTFGEWSLLAPPHLTCVAAKVIKEAQVLVIIREDFDRFAKEEPAIALKVFGGIVGSLWPSIKAVEKMLKENL
- a CDS encoding gamma carbonic anhydrase family protein; the encoded protein is MIFPHLEKKPVFGSDVFIAPSATIIGDVETGDDASFWFGVVVRGDVNWIRIGSGTNIQDGGKLHVTTDRFPLTIGDRVSVGHGAIIHGCTIGDDCLIGIGAAVLDGASIGSGSVVAAGALVTEGARIPGGHLAMGIPARVVRPVREEETQRILLTAQHYVNLKNSYLKSNI
- a CDS encoding HDIG domain-containing protein — protein: MEHQEALDLVFELVTEPNLRNHMLSTEAVMRALARRFDQDPDYWGLAGLVHDLDYDETVNNFPRHGYVTSEILREKGVPEEILDAVVAHAGHRERVTLLDKALYCADPVTGLIAAAAMIRPEKKLELVKLKSLKKRFKEKQFARGADRDQIRSCEELDMELEEFLELSLEAIKGIADEIGL